Genomic DNA from Triticum dicoccoides isolate Atlit2015 ecotype Zavitan chromosome 4B, WEW_v2.0, whole genome shotgun sequence:
AGTCGCCGGCGGCGCGGAACCGGTTCTTGATGCAGTCCCAGTGCGTGTCGGCGCTGGTGTCCTTGAGCTGCTTGAAGTAGTCCTTGGTGGTCTCCAGGATGCCGGTGTCCTCGCCCGCCGGCTTCTTGAAGCACACCGGCGCCGCCGCCTGCTTGGTCCCCTCCTCCGGCTTCTTCCCGCCGTCGCCCACCTCCACCTTCTCCATCCTCTCCCCGCTCTCCTTACTCTCCATCACCGACGGCCGAAccc
This window encodes:
- the LOC119294894 gene encoding uncharacterized protein LOC119294894: MESKESGERMEKVEVGDGGKKPEEGTKQAAAPVCFKKPAGEDTGILETTKDYFKQLKDTSADTHWDCIKNRFRAAGDYISNKTSSVFGRQKVEPEAKEETPGAKPEGAPAAAETQ